In a genomic window of Candidatus Sericytochromatia bacterium:
- a CDS encoding SulP family inorganic anion transporter: MTTQPFSVHWRDALPKDALASLVVFLVALPLCMGVAIASGVPPAAGLITGIIGGIVVGLLAGSPLQVSGPAAGLTVLVFEIVQQHGLAMLGVIVLAAGVLQAGAGALRIGRWFSAISPAVVNGMLAGIGALIIAAQVHVMVDDGPRGSGLANLVAIPEAIWKGIVPLDGSSHHQAAAVGVATMLVMLAWGYVPKSLRQVPPALVGVVFATSVAAWFKLPIKYVDLPENLWGSIQFVGLSQLGTLLQGPILASVVAVAVIASAESLLTATAVDRLHSGPRHDPDRELLAQGLGNALCGMLGALPMTGVIVRSSANVQAGAQTRVSTILHGTWILLFVALAPWLLERVPLTALAALLVYTGFKLVSPATVKTLAAHGRSEVAVYFVTLGAIVATNLLEGILIGLGVALVRQLWVLSHLEVTVEADPSGDGLRVRLQGAATFLAIPQLQKALATIPAGTRVVIDGAELRHIDHACLEFFGGWEQSHAPTGGKVEFDWDGLRRLQSLSRPSATPQAVATGKLG; this comes from the coding sequence ATGACCACCCAACCTTTTTCGGTCCACTGGCGGGACGCGCTGCCCAAAGACGCGCTGGCCTCGCTGGTGGTGTTTCTCGTGGCCTTGCCCCTCTGCATGGGCGTGGCGATCGCCTCGGGGGTGCCGCCCGCTGCAGGCCTCATCACCGGCATCATCGGCGGCATCGTGGTCGGTCTGCTGGCCGGCAGCCCCTTGCAAGTCAGCGGGCCTGCCGCCGGGCTGACCGTGCTGGTCTTTGAAATCGTGCAACAGCACGGCCTCGCCATGCTCGGCGTGATCGTGCTGGCAGCCGGTGTGCTGCAAGCCGGCGCAGGCGCCCTGAGGATCGGCCGCTGGTTCTCCGCCATCTCCCCGGCGGTCGTGAACGGGATGCTAGCCGGCATCGGCGCGCTGATCATCGCGGCCCAGGTACACGTGATGGTCGATGACGGCCCGCGCGGCAGCGGGCTGGCCAACCTGGTGGCCATCCCCGAAGCCATCTGGAAGGGCATCGTGCCACTCGACGGCAGTTCCCATCACCAGGCCGCGGCCGTCGGCGTGGCCACGATGCTGGTCATGCTGGCCTGGGGCTATGTCCCGAAATCCCTGCGCCAGGTCCCGCCCGCGCTCGTGGGTGTGGTATTTGCCACCAGCGTGGCCGCCTGGTTCAAGCTGCCAATCAAGTACGTCGACCTGCCCGAGAACCTCTGGGGCTCGATCCAGTTCGTCGGCCTGAGCCAGCTCGGCACGCTGCTGCAGGGCCCGATTCTGGCCTCGGTGGTGGCGGTGGCGGTGATCGCCAGCGCGGAGAGCCTGCTCACGGCCACCGCCGTGGACCGCTTGCACAGTGGCCCGCGGCACGACCCGGACCGCGAATTGCTGGCCCAAGGGCTCGGCAACGCGCTGTGCGGCATGCTCGGCGCCTTGCCGATGACCGGGGTGATCGTGCGTTCCTCGGCCAACGTCCAGGCTGGGGCGCAAACCCGCGTCTCGACCATCCTGCACGGCACCTGGATCCTGCTGTTCGTGGCACTGGCGCCCTGGCTGCTGGAGCGCGTGCCGCTGACGGCCCTGGCGGCCTTGCTGGTCTACACCGGCTTCAAGCTGGTCTCGCCCGCCACCGTGAAAACGCTGGCCGCCCACGGGCGCAGCGAGGTGGCTGTTTACTTCGTGACGCTCGGGGCGATCGTCGCCACCAACCTGCTGGAGGGCATCCTGATCGGCCTGGGCGTGGCCCTGGTGCGCCAGTTGTGGGTGCTGTCTCACCTGGAGGTGACGGTGGAGGCGGACCCGTCCGGCGACGGCTTGCGCGTTCGCCTGCAGGGGGCGGCCACCTTTCTGGCGATTCCACAACTCCAGAAGGCACTGGCCACGATTCCAGCGGGCACGCGGGTGGTGATCGACGGCGCCGAATTGCGCCACATTGACCACGCCTGCCTGGAATTCTTCGGTGGCTGGGAGCAATCGCATGCACCAACCGGCGGCAAGGTGGAATTCGATTGGGACGGATTGCGGCGCCTGCAGTCGCTCAGTCGCCCGAGTGCCACGCCGCAGGCGGTTGCGACCGGCAAGCTGGGATAA